The Gemmatimonadota bacterium DH-78 region CCGTGGCCCGGCGGCCCCGCGGCGTCGGGCCGGGCGTCTCGGGGGCTCACCGGGTCCCGCGGCCCCGCGGCCCATCGGCCCGGCCCCCGTGGCTCACCGTGTCCGCGGCGCGACCCCCGACGGCCGACCCCCTGGCCGGCCCGGTGACGCCGATCCGACCAGCCCGGACGCGCAGGGCAGCCGACCCGCGACGCGCCGACCCGCCGCGGCCCCGGCGGCCCATCGGCCCGGCCCAACCCTCAGAAGAAGATCACGCCTCCGCCGCCGCCGAAGCGCGGGTTCACCACGTTGTTGAAGATCGAGCCGAAGCGGTAGGAGATGCCGAACGAGGTGAAGTAGCGACTGCTCGTTTCCTGCGCGCGCTGCCGCAGCAGGATGTCTTCGTCGCTCAGGTCGCCGGCGGGAATGTAGAGCTGGTCGGCCACCCAGCCGTAGTTGCCCGACACGCGGAGCGAGAGCCCCTTGATCAGGCGGATGTTGATCGAGCCGAAGAGATCCACCCGATAGAAGCTCGTGTCGTGCAGATACTGAATGCCCGACACGCTCAGCGAGGTCTGCCCCCAGGGCTGAACCAGATTCAGATTGGTGGCCAGCGAATGGTTGGGGCGGGTTTCCTCTTCCACGTCGTAGATCGTCCGCTCCTCGTAGTCCCAGTGACTGAGCCCCACGAGATACTGCACGGTGAGTTGGCGACGGGTGCTCTCGGAGTACGGAAAGAAGTTGTACTCCACCCCGGGAGAGATCTCCCAGCTGAACTCCTGATTGTTGAAGGTCGACTTTCCGGCCGACGCCTTCATGCCCGCCGAGAACTTCGGGCCGAGACTCTTCACGATCAGTCCGTCGGTCGACCAGCTCTCCACGACCGAGACGACCGTCGTGTCGGACAGGTCGAAGCTGCTCTCGCGGGAGCTGAAGCGTCCGCGGGCGTTGAACTTCCAGTCTTCGGTGGTGCGGTTCGCGCTGAGCGACCCGCTGTACGACGACGAACGGCTGCTGGACTCCCCGTTGGCGTTGCCGCTCAGGCCGACGTTGAAGACCCAGAAGTTCCAGGGGTCGTCGGCCTCGGCGGCTCCGCCTGGACCGCCGGGCCCTCCGGGGCCGCCCGGGGGTCCGCCCGGCCCCGGGGGCCCCCCCGGCGGGCCGCGGCGCTGCATCATCACGCCGGCACGCGCCCCGGTCCGAGCGAGATAGCGGCCGAGTCCGAGCGAGATGGTGGCCGCGATCTGCTCGCGCGACTCGTCCTGGGTGGCGTCGCCCGAGGTGGCCATCTCGATTTCGTCGTCGAGCCCCTCGAAATCGCGCCCGCCGATGAAGGCGAAGGTGTAGAGACGCCCCCCGCTCCCCGTGGTCTGCGACGAGGTGAGCAGGTGCACGTCGGCGTCCTCTCGGTCACGCACCCAGTCGATCCAGTCGAGCTCGTCGCGCACGTACGTCTCCTGACACGAGCTCGGGCAGTCGAGAAAGACCCGGAGTCGCGGGGGACCCTGAGCTTCGGCACTCTGCGCACCCGTGAGCGTCGATGCTGCAGCCAGAAGTGCACCGTACAGGTGCGTGCGCAGTGCGGCCCCGACCGTCCCGTTCGCCATCCGTACCCCTCCCCTCTGCGAGTCGATGTGCGCCGGAACGTATCACGGCTGACACTACATTCGTAAGAGGCGGGTGCGGGATTACTGCGAAGCGGGCGATCGCGAGCCGCGCTGCCGTGCGATGGCGCGCCGGATGCCGAACCAGTGCGACAGGTGGTAGAGCTTGAGCGGGTTCAGCCACCACCGTCGCGCCGACCCGGGGCGCTGCTTCTCCAGAACCCGCGCGACCAGCCAATCGTCGTTCCAGCCGGCCCACTGTCCGGCGGGCGAGTACAGATTGGCGCGCAGCGCGGGCCACAGTTCGCGGAAGAGAATTCGGTCGAGCTCGCTGAGAGAGTAGGGGGACTCCGCGCAGACCCCCGTCAGGTGCTCGATGTCGGGCTCGGTGTCGAGAAACAGCTCACCCAGCGCCTGCCAGACCGGGAGCCGGCCGTCCACGTCGTCGGCGGGAGGGCGCATCGACTCGCGCCGTCAGCCCCCCGCCGCCGGGATCTCGGCCGTTTCCCAGCGGTAGGCCTTGCCCGCGAAGAGCACGAGTCGCTCGCCGTCGGCTTCCACCAGCTGCAGAGGCACGGCCGCTCCCTGACTGACGTACGCGAAGGTGGCGGGCCCCACGCCCTGGAGCGGCAGATCGGTGCGGCCGTCGAAGTACCACAGCTGGCCGTCGACCAGTCGCAGACCCAGCTGGATCGGCCCGTTGCGATAGAGCCCGTGCCACTCGTCGAGGTCGTCCAGTCCGGTGGGCATGCGGGTGGGCTCGGTGGAGCGGAAGACCGGCACGCCCTCGGTGGCCATCGTCGTCTCCACATCGCCGACCGCCTCGGCCACCCGCTGGCGGATCCACAGCACGGAGTTGCGGGGGAGCGGGCCGTTGCTCATGACGAACAGCGCCGCCTCCGAGGCCGGATACATGTGGATCGTGGTGCCGAAGCCGGCATCGAACCGCGTGATCCATGCCTGCGGGACGAGGGCCTCGACGTCGACCACCACGCCGTCGCCGAGACGACGCGAGGGATCGATGCGCGCGGCCTCTTCGGCGCCCGCCACCAGCGGATCGGAGCCGCGGATGCCTCCCGACATCCAGGCGGCCAGCAGCTGCAGCACGTCGGGGGTGGAGGTGTAGAGCACCGGCAGCCCCTGCAGCGAGGCCACGGGCTCCGCCGCGGTGCGACCCGCCTGCGTGGTGATGTAGCCGGTGGCGAGATCACGCTGCTGCGCCACGGCCGGGTCGAAGGTGGAGCCGGCCATGCCGAGCGGGGTGAGGACCGCCTGGGTGGCGATGGCGGGGAAGGGCATGTTGAGCACCCGCTCGAGCACACGAATGGCCAGCGGATACGAGTAGCGCGACACCGAGTACGCCACACCGGGCTCGGCCACGAAATCGTCGGCGTCGAGGGCCCACAGGTGTGCATCGCCCTCCGCGCCTTCCGGCAGGAGGTCGTCGGCCAGCCCGGAGGTGTGGGTGAGGAGCTGGTCGAGGGTGACCCGACCGAGACCGTCGGACACCCCTCCCACGAGGTCGGCGAGCGGGGCGGTGGGGTCGACCATGCCGCCGGCGCCGAGCGCCCGGATGGTCATGGCCACCAGCACCTCGGTCAGCCCCGGGTAGGCGAAGGTGGCGGTCACCTGGAGCGAGTCGCCGCCCTCGGCGTCGAACCCCCACGCCTGCAGGAAGTCGAGCTCACCCGCCACGACGAGGCCGGCGACCATGCCGGTGCCGACGGTGCCCTCGAGGTCGGCCTGGACGACGGTGTCGAGCTCGTCGGCCAGGTCGGTGGCGGCCTGGGCGGTGGAGTCGGCCACCTGCGCACCGAGCGGTGCGGAGAGGGCGAGGCCCACGAGTGCGATCAGTGCGGCGAATCGGGGGCCGCCGGTCGGGATTCGAACGGACATGGATCGATATCGGTCGGGTCTGGAGAGTCGTGTCTGTGCGATCAGTCTCGGCCGACGGCCGGCGGCAAGAAGCCCGGCGGCGAGGCCGCCTCGAGCCAGTCCAGCCAGCGTCGAAGGGTGTCGTGGTGCGGTTCCCACTTCTGCCATACCCCGCGGGCCCATCGATGGACCGCCTCCACATGCGACACCGTATCGCGAGCCGCGGCCACTTCGGCCACCGTCGGGGCGCCGGCGAGGTCGGGCGGGGCGAGCCAGACGAGCCCGTCACCGAGGCGATCAAGAACCGTGCGGCGCTTCCGCCCCGCATCCTCGGGCGCCACTCCGCGCTCCAACACCAGGGCGAGGCCGAGCAGCTGGCCGCCGATCAGGCGGGCGTTCTTCGCGCTCGGCTTGCCCGGGTGCTGCGCCCCCCAGCTGTCGACGGTGAGCGCGTGCACCGCCCAGCGGTCCGGGTCGCCGTACTCG contains the following coding sequences:
- a CDS encoding DUF5946 family protein translates to MMESLTPTPCPGCGLVRPPDAGPSHDAMRSSPGCWKTFTEVLGREYGDPDRWAVHALTVDSWGAQHPGKPSAKNARLIGGQLLGLALVLERGVAPEDAGRKRRTVLDRLGDGLVWLAPPDLAGAPTVAEVAAARDTVSHVEAVHRWARGVWQKWEPHHDTLRRWLDWLEAASPPGFLPPAVGRD
- a CDS encoding DUF481 domain-containing protein, whose amino-acid sequence is MANGTVGAALRTHLYGALLAAASTLTGAQSAEAQGPPRLRVFLDCPSSCQETYVRDELDWIDWVRDREDADVHLLTSSQTTGSGGRLYTFAFIGGRDFEGLDDEIEMATSGDATQDESREQIAATISLGLGRYLARTGARAGVMMQRRGPPGGPPGPGGPPGGPGGPGGPGGAAEADDPWNFWVFNVGLSGNANGESSSRSSSYSGSLSANRTTEDWKFNARGRFSSRESSFDLSDTTVVSVVESWSTDGLIVKSLGPKFSAGMKASAGKSTFNNQEFSWEISPGVEYNFFPYSESTRRQLTVQYLVGLSHWDYEERTIYDVEEETRPNHSLATNLNLVQPWGQTSLSVSGIQYLHDTSFYRVDLFGSINIRLIKGLSLRVSGNYGWVADQLYIPAGDLSDEDILLRQRAQETSSRYFTSFGISYRFGSIFNNVVNPRFGGGGGVIFF
- a CDS encoding serine hydrolase domain-containing protein, whose protein sequence is MSVRIPTGGPRFAALIALVGLALSAPLGAQVADSTAQAATDLADELDTVVQADLEGTVGTGMVAGLVVAGELDFLQAWGFDAEGGDSLQVTATFAYPGLTEVLVAMTIRALGAGGMVDPTAPLADLVGGVSDGLGRVTLDQLLTHTSGLADDLLPEGAEGDAHLWALDADDFVAEPGVAYSVSRYSYPLAIRVLERVLNMPFPAIATQAVLTPLGMAGSTFDPAVAQQRDLATGYITTQAGRTAAEPVASLQGLPVLYTSTPDVLQLLAAWMSGGIRGSDPLVAGAEEAARIDPSRRLGDGVVVDVEALVPQAWITRFDAGFGTTIHMYPASEAALFVMSNGPLPRNSVLWIRQRVAEAVGDVETTMATEGVPVFRSTEPTRMPTGLDDLDEWHGLYRNGPIQLGLRLVDGQLWYFDGRTDLPLQGVGPATFAYVSQGAAVPLQLVEADGERLVLFAGKAYRWETAEIPAAGG